The sequence below is a genomic window from Chitinophagaceae bacterium.
AATCTTTCAAAAGATCTTCGCAATAAGCTGAAAGAAGATTTTGTAATCAACTCCCTTTCGTCCGACGAAAAACAAGTGAGCAAAGATGGAACAGTTAAGATGCGTTTCAAAACTTATGACGGGCATTTTATTGAAGGTGTTTTGATACCTGCTACAGACCGGCTCACTGCCTGTGTTTCTTCGCAGGTGGGTTGCTCACTTACGTGTAAGTTTTGTGCAACCGGCAGAATGGGTCGCAAACGCAATTTGAATTTTGATGAAATATTTGACCAGGTGGTGCTCATCAATAAGGAAGCTATTGCAGTGCACGGTCGTGGTTTAACGAATATCGTTTTTATGGGTATGGGAGAACCGTTGTTGAACTATGCGGAGATAATGAAAGCGGTAGAAAAAATTTCATCACCGGAAGGATTGGGGATGTCGCCAAGAAGAATTACTGTTTCAACTGCCGGCATTGCCAAGATGATTAAGAAGCTGGGCGATGATGAAGTGCGTTTCCGGTTGGCGCTTTCACTGCATGCTGCCAATGATGTGAAGCGAAATGAGATCATGCCGATTAATGAAACGAATGATCTTGAATCACTGATTGAAGCGCTTCATTACTTCGCGGAAAAAACCGGCAACCGTATTTCTTTTGAATACATCCTGCTCGATCATTTCAACGATTATGTAGAAGATGCACGTCAATTAGTGCAGATCTGTGAACGCATTCCGGCAAGAATAAACCTGATAGAATACAACAAGGTGGAAGGTGTGACTTATAATCGCGCATCCGATGATCGCGCCAAACACTTTTGTGATTACCTCAACAACCATGGAGTGATTGCAACTATTCGCCGCAGCCGGGGAAAAGATATTGATGCGGCCTGTGGGCAGTTGGCGAATAAATAAATCTTATTAAGGGTGTGTTGTAGCAAGTTCCCAATCGCTGATTGTTAAATTGCTACAAGGTTAAATGGTTGCCGGAGAACAGGATTCACTCGGAAAAGAACATCCAAATTCAAAATGAAATAGATTTTTACATTTTATAATTCTTCAATATTCAAGGTTGTAGGTGCGGACCACAACAGCATCAATCATTCACTACCAGACAACCTTGAGCCCAAGAGGTTCATAAGAATTCATTCTTTTATCTTTGGAAATAAGAGTATAGTTCCTTTTAATACATTGCCATGCAAGCATCCTGTCAAACGGATCACGGTGATACTGCATTGGAAGCTTAAAGAAGGAAGCTGACTCCATTTCGTGAAGTGAAATCATTTTTATCCCAATATCTTTTGCAGCAGATAGCAAATCGAGGGGAGATATGCCTTTCATTTCCAACTTTTTCAAATTGAATTTAATAGATAATTCCCAGAAACTTACTGTGCTTACAAAAAGATCATTGCCTTGCAATTCAATAGATTCCCGTGCGGATACCGACAACTTTTCAGGATAAACTACAGCCCAAACAAGTGTATGCGAATCTAACAGAAAATTCATAAGCCAATTAATTCTTTATCTGTCATTTCCCAGTCAGACATAAACGTAACAGTAGCTTTTCCTTTCAAAGCACCGAGCTTTCTCTTCTTTGTTTTATCGATTTTTTTCTCCGGTACTATACGTGCAATTACTTCTTTCTTTTTACCATAAGAAATGGCGATTTCTTCTCCTTCCTGTACCATATCAAGCACTTCAGAGAAATGAGCTTTCAGATCACCAACGGAATAGGTCTTCATACTTCAAAAATAAATCTATTTGTCAACTTGACAAGAAAAATCAGCCCTCTTTTTTCAGGTGATGGAGCTTGCTGTTGTGAAATCCGTAAGAGAAATAAATGACCAATCCTACAACGAGCCAGATCACAAAACCGATCCAACTGGTATAATGAATTTGAGCCATCATGTAAAAGCAGAAGATCAATCCAAGAACGGGAATGAGAGAAAGATTTTTGGTAAAGGAATAATAGCTGAGTGCGAAACAAAGAATCACAAACAACCACATTGGAAAATTGGAGGCGATGGTATTCCAGCCTGAAAAATCAAGCATTTGATTTTTCCATCCCTGCGCTTGTGTGAACACCAGGAAAATGGCGAGCACCAGAAAAAAAGGTAACAGGTATTTTGCATTTACATAAGGCGTTTTGAATTTTCCTCTAGGTGCATTCGGATCAATTTGCATTTTTAATACACCACCGCAAACCAGTACAAACGCGAACAGTGTTCCCATGGAAGTAAGGTCTAAAACAATATTGGTTGGAATTACGAGAATAGGAATTACCACCACAAACATGGTTACGATGGTTGAAAAAGATGGCGTCTTGAATTTACGGTGAACTGTTGCGAATTTTTTCGGAAGCAATCCATCGCGGCTCATGCTCATCCAGATTCTGGGTTGTCCCATTTGAAAAACGAGCAATACACTCGCCATCGCTACTACCGCACTGATGGCTATGACACCGGAAATCCAGTTGAGATTTACTTTTTCAAAAACAAAAGCCAGCGGATCGCCCACTGCTAATTGATCGTAGCTCACCATGCCGGTAAGTACCAATGCAATCGCAACATAAAGTATAGTACAAATGACGATGGAGTACATGATGCTTTTCGGTAGGTCACGTTCCGGATTAACACATTCTTCAGCAGTAGTGGAGATGGCATCGAAGCCGATGTAAGCAAAGAATACGGCAGATACACCGGAGAGCACACCACCAATTCCATTGGGTAAAAAAGGATTCCAGTTTTCAGTGTTTACGTAAAAAACACCAATTGCAATCACGAGTAAAACGATGGTAAGTTTTATGGCCACCATAATGTTACTGGCATTGCGTGTTTCTTTAATGCCTCTGTAAATAAGTGCTGTGATGATCAGGACAATGACTACTGCAGGAATATCTGCAATCAGGTGAAAACTACCCAATAACGGTGCGTTCGTCCATGCGAGATAGGCAGTTTGCTCTGCATGACTCAGGTCACTCAAAGCAGTTCCTGCAGTAATTCTTGCAGCAGCATCATTAAAGCCATTCTGTGCTGAAAAATAGTCGATGCTCGCCCATTCAGGTATATGAATGCCATTAATGCCGAGAAATGGAATGTTGACTTTATCGAGTAGTCCGGTAAAATAATCAGACCAGGAAACTGCCACCACCACATTGCCGACTGCATATTCCATAATCAAAGCCCAGCCGATAAACCAGGCCACCAATTCCCCAAAAGCTACATAAGAGTATGTGTAGGCACTTCCGGATACGGGCACAAGGGAAGCAAATTCCGCATAGGCAAAAGCGGCAAATCCGCAGGCAAAAGCTGTGAAGATGAAAAGTAATACAACGCCGGGTCCGCCATTGAAACTTGCATTGCCAATGGTGCTGAAAACACCGGCACCGATAATTGCTGCAATGCCAAAAGCAGTAAGGTCGCGCAGTCCAAGATGTTTAGATAATGAAACATGATCAACATCGCTCTCTCCCAGTTTCACTTGTTTCAAGATATAATCGACAGATTTCCGCCGGAAGAGTTGGTTAATATTCATAATGGAGAATTTATGGAGTACAAAATGGGAAAAAAAATCATGCGCACAAATTATAAGTGCATTTAGAAAAAGAGTTTTAATGCATATCTACTGCATAGTAATTGAATACGAACAAATCAATCAACATCTTTTCTCCGTGTAAATCCGTGCCTCCGTGGCAAATACTTGTGCATGCATGGCCACACCATTCAAGGAAGTCGTGGGCAAGTTGTCGATCATGTACCGATACCCAAATCATTCAACAACTTTTTTCCGCGTAAATCCGTGCCTCCGTTGCAAATACTTGTGCATGCATGGCCACAGCATTCAAGGAAGTCGTGGGCAAGTTGTCGATTATGTACCGATACCCAAATCAATCAACATCTTTTCTCCGTGTAAATCCGTGCCTCCGTGGCAAATACTTGTGCATGCATGGCCACAGAATTCAAGGAAGTTGTCGACGAGTTGTCGATTATGTACCGATACCCAAATCAATCAACAACTTTTCTCCGTGTAAATCCGTGCCTCCGTGGCAAATACTTGTGCATGCATGGCCACAGCATTTAAGGAAGTCGTGGGCAAGTTGTCGATCATGTACCGATACCCAAATCAATCAACATCTTTTCTCCGTGTAAATCCGTGCATCCGTGGCAAATATTTTTGCATGCATGGCCACAGCATTCAAGGAAGTTGTCGAAGAGTTGTCGATCATGTACCGATACCCAAATCAATCAACAACTTTTCTCCGTGTAAATCCGTGCCTCCGTTGCAAATACTTGTGCATGCATGGCCACAGCGGTGCAAAAAACATGTAATCAAATCCATCACTCTATGTTAACTACTAAATTGCCTTATTTTTAAAAATCATTATCTTGCGCATCTTTAAAAAAAACAGCCTCGTATGAAATTTATAGTGTCGTCAGGTTCATTGTTGAAACAATTGCAATTGATTGCAGGTGTTGTGAGTTCAAATACAGTGCTCCCGATTCTCGAAGACTTTCTTTTTGATATTAAAGACGGAAAGCTGACGGTGTTTTCAACAGACCTGGAAACATCAATGAGTTCATCGCTGGATGTGGAAGCTAATGAAGAAGGTAAAATTGCCATTCCTGCCAAATTATTGATGGACATTCTGAAAACGCTTCCTGAACAACCACTTACCTTTTCCATTAACGACCAGAATTTAGCGATCGAAATCACTTCTGATAAGGGAAAATACCGTCTTACCGGTGAAAATGGCGATGACTTTCCAAGAATTCCTGTTCCTGAAGAAACCAAAGAAATTAAACTGCCTTCCTCCGTTATTGCCAATGCCATCAACAAAACACTTTTCGCGGTAGGTTCTGATGATATGCGCCCTGCCATGACAGGTGTAAACTTTGAGCTCACACCGGACGGAATCACTTTTGTGGCAACGGATGCACATCGTTTAGTCAGGTATAAAAGGCTCGATGCAAAAGCCGGGAAGGCCACTTCTTTTATTGTCCCCAAAAAGGCGTTGCAATTGTTAGGAAATGCCCTACCTGCAGAAGAAACGCAAGTGAAAATTTCTTATAACAGTTCCAATGCGTTTTTTAATTTCGGTTATGTGAAGTTGATCTGCAGATTAATTGATGCACGATATCCTGATTATACAGCGGTTATTCCAACGGAAAACCCGAATAAGCTCACCATCCAGTCCAGTGATTTGCTGAGTTCATTGCGCCGTCTTGTAGTATTGAGTAGCAAGACAACACACCAGGCTACTTTAAAAATGAGCGGCAGCGAATTGAGTATTAATACGCGTGACCTTGATTTTTCGAATGAAGGAAATGAAACCCTTACCTGTCAATATGATGGTGAAGATCTTGAGATTGCCTTCAATGCAAAATTCGTGATTGATATGATTGCATCAATGAATGAAGAAGAAGTACAGTTTGAATTTTCTACACCTTCGCGTGCCTGCATCATGACTCCTGTAAATAAGAAGGAAAATGAAGATTTACTTATGCTCGTGATGCCGATTATGGTGAATACCTGACCTGCATTTTAATAAGTAATAATTAAAAGCGAAAGCCCTCTGATATTTAAAAGGGCTTTCGCTTTTTTGCAGTACTGGATTGCTGTTAAAAAACATTGCTTGAAGGTTAAAAGACGGTTATACTTCTTTTTTCTCGTCTACAGATTCTTCAGTTGATTCGTTGTCTTCAACCACTTCCGTTGTTGGAATGGAATCGTGCTGTTTCAGTAAATGATACCATTTGATCATCTTTTTCATGTCACTCACATGAACTTTTTCTTCATCATAATCAGGTACAATTTTCTTGAAATAGCTTTTTAAGGTTGCCGGATCTGATTTTGGGTCAGCCAATGGAATGTTAGTTTCCTGCTTGTTCATTTCAGCTAATACATTACGCAAGCTGATGGTTTCCTCCTGATTCAGGTAAACAGAAATGTTATCCAGCGAGGAAATGCCGTGAATGCGCGAAGAAACAAATTGTGTTTTTCCATCTTCCATCGATTTTACGACGATGCCGTTCCCTTTTGTGGAAACCAATGAGAATAATCCCGGAAGGCCGCTGATGGACATAATGTCTTTAAACTCCATGAAGTATTGATTTTTAGAGCGCCAAAAGTAATGATAAAACCGCGTCCGGCAATTGAAATTATGCAGGAATTGATTTTGTAAATAAGCGGATTGGGTTATCTTTGCGTCCTCAAAAAATTAAAAGAAGTTCAATGGCCAATACCAAAAATGCTCAGAAAGCCGATCGCCAGGCAAAGAAAAGACGGGAACACAACCGTTATTTCGGTAAAACTACCCGTAATGCTGTAAGAGATCTGCGTGCAGTGGATACCAAGGAAGAGGCAAAAAAACTACTTCCTGATACAGTTGCAATGATTGATAAACTCGCAAAACGCAACATCATCCATAAAAAGAAAGCCGACAACCTGAAATCAGGTCTGATGAAGAAGTTGAATGGCCTGAAGTAAAAACTGTTTTCGTAACATGCAGAGGTGCAGCTGAAAAGTTGCACCTCTGTTGTTTTTAAAGGTGTCGGATCGTAATAAAATCAGCTGTGGATCACGCTGTTTTATTTCTGAACGAAAAAGAAAGAAAACCGTAAATGGCTCCTCTGAGTTTCGGGAATATTCAAGCTAAAGGATAATGATCTGGAAATGTACTTCTTCGCAAAGCTCGCAAAGGAAGGAACCCATTTTTTCTTTGCGAGCCTTGTGCCTTTGCGAGAAAATATTAGTAAATAAAGCTGGAATCTTGAAAACCATATAATCAGTAACAAGTTTGAATAATTTGCTACCTTTTCGATTATTATATCCTATTTACTATGTCAAACAATAACCACAACCCTTCGGGCATTTATCCCGAACCCTCTGGTATCAAGAGTTGGGCTGAAGAAGATCGTCCGCGTGAAAAGTTACTGCTGAAAGGAAAACATACGCTCACCGAATCGGAGCTGATTGCCATTCTGCTTCGAACGGGAACGCGTGAAAAAACCGCAGTGGATATTTCCATGGAACTGCTCAAACGCACCAACAACGACCTTGCTGCACTTGGAAAACTTACAGTGCACGATTTTCTCAATTTGGGAATTTCCGGTATTGGAGAAACAAAAGCGATTACGATTGTAGCTGCACTCGAACTGGGACGGCGTCGACAATTGTCGGCTGTTAAGGAAAAAGATAAAATCACTTCCAGCCGCGATGCGTTTGATATCCTCTATCCGAAAATGGCGGATTTCAGGTATGAAGAATTTTGGATTTTGCTGTTGAACCGGGCCAATAAGGTAATTGGTGTAGAACGTATCAGCGAAGGAGGTTTAACGGGAACAGTAGCGGACCCAAGAAAGATTTTCAATGTTGCGATTAAAGCCGACGCTACTTCGGTGATACTCTGCCACAATCATCCTTCAGGCAACCTGCATCCCAGTCAGGCCGATATTGAGCTGACTAAAAAAATGAAGGAAGCGGGTAAAGTATTGGAAATTTTAGTGTTTGATCACTTGATTATCGGCGATGCTAAGTACTATAGTTTTGCCGACGAAGGGATGATGTAAGGGAAGTGCCGATGTGCCATTGAAATGATGTTATGATGTGAATCGATGTGCGATAATTTGAAGTGCCGATGTGCCAATAAAGAAAAGTGTTCCGTTATTTTAGAATGGAACGTGATATTACAATCCGCTGTACTTCGCTTGTTCCTTCATAAATCTGGGTGATCTTGGCATCGCGCATCAATCGCTCCACATGGTATTCTTTTACATAACCGTATCCACCGTGAATCTGCACTGCTTCTACTGTTGTTTTCATCGCCACTTCTGAAGCAAACACTTTCGCAATACTTCCTGATAAGGTATAATCAAGATGCTGATCTTTTTCCCATGCTGCTTTCATAATCAGGAGTCGTGCTGCTTCAATTTCAGTTGCCATATCGGCCAGCTTAAACTGAATGGCCTGGTGTTGTGAGATTTCTTTACCAAATGCTTTACGCTGCTTAGAGTAAGCAAGCGCCAGTTCATAAGCGCCGGAAGCAATGCCCAATGCTTGCGAAGCAATTCCTATTCTTCCGCCGGCCAGTGTTTTCATCGCGAACTTGAAGCCGAAACCATCTTCGCCAATCCTGTTTTCTTTGGGAACTTTCACATCCTGAAACATAATCGAATGTGTATCACTACCGCGAATACCGAGCTTGTTTTCTTTTCCTCCTACCGTTACTCCTGACCAGTTTTTTTCAACAATAAAAACATTGATGCCGCGACTTCCCTTTGCAACATCAGTTTGTGCAATCACGAGATAAACAGAAGCCGTGTTTCCGTTAGTAATCCAATTCTTTGTGCCATTCAGCAAATAATGATCACCGTTATCAATTGCTGTAGTGCGTTGCGAAGTAGCATCACTTCCCGCTTCCGGTTCTGAAAGGCAAAAAGCACCTAAATAGAGTTCACCATCTTTCATTCCACGGGCAAGAGGAGTGAGGTATTTCTGCTTTTGTGCTTCGGATGCATACGTTTCCAATCCCCAGCATACCAATGAATTATTTACCGACATGCATACTGATGCAGACGCATCTACTTTAGAAATTTCTTCCATGGCAGTTACATAGGAAATCGTATCCAATCCACTGCCGCCATAATCCGTTGAAACCATCATGCCCATAAATCCAAGTTCAGCCAATTTCTTCACCTGTTCCACCGGAAATTTTTGTTTCTCGTCGCGCTCTATCACGCCGGGCAACAATTCCTGTTGTGCAAAATCACGTGCTGCTTTCTGAATCATGAGATGTTCTTCAGTCAATTGGAAATTCATCGGGTATAATTTTTTTTGAGGTTGGTAAAAATAGAAATCTTTTGTGATTGGTCATTTTAGACAGTAGTCCTTGGGCATGAGTCATTGGGCATTCTATGACATGCAAACATCGAACAACATCCACAGCAACAACCTACCTTCGCAACTTAAATCAAACGCTTATGAAAAACACTTATCCACGTTGGATTCGCCAGATCACGAACTATTTTTTTCGCGGGTTAATTTTTGTTTCACCCATTTTTATAACGGTTTATACGATTGTTTACCTGATCAGGTGGTTAGATGGATTGATCCCGGGTTTGTTCCCGGGACTCAGCTTTTTGATTGTACTATCATCAATAACCGTTGTTGGATTGTTTTCCTCTTTCTTTTTATTCAATCCGGTGATGGCTTTCATTGAAAGTATTTTTTCTAAAGCACCTTTTGCAAAAGTGATTTATACTTCAATAAAGGATTTGTTTAATGCCTTTGCAGGAAACAACAGAACCTTCACCCAACCTGTAATGGTAACTTTATTTAAAGACGCAGGCATTCAGAAGTTGGGATTTATTACTAAGGAAGATCTTTCGGAAATAGGAATCAGCGGATTGTCGGCTGTATATTTTCCACACTCGTATAATTTTTCCGGAAACCTGTACCTTGTTCCGAAAGAAAATATTACCGTGCTGAAATCATTTGAAGCTACCAACGCGCTTAAGTTTATTGTCTC
It includes:
- the rlmN gene encoding 23S rRNA (adenine(2503)-C(2))-methyltransferase RlmN; amino-acid sequence: MITSTQNDFRSLSLEDITSYLESAGEKTFRAKQIYEWLWQKGVGSFEEMTNLSKDLRNKLKEDFVINSLSSDEKQVSKDGTVKMRFKTYDGHFIEGVLIPATDRLTACVSSQVGCSLTCKFCATGRMGRKRNLNFDEIFDQVVLINKEAIAVHGRGLTNIVFMGMGEPLLNYAEIMKAVEKISSPEGLGMSPRRITVSTAGIAKMIKKLGDDEVRFRLALSLHAANDVKRNEIMPINETNDLESLIEALHYFAEKTGNRISFEYILLDHFNDYVEDARQLVQICERIPARINLIEYNKVEGVTYNRASDDRAKHFCDYLNNHGVIATIRRSRGKDIDAACGQLANK
- a CDS encoding type II toxin-antitoxin system VapC family toxin, giving the protein MNFLLDSHTLVWAVVYPEKLSVSARESIELQGNDLFVSTVSFWELSIKFNLKKLEMKGISPLDLLSAAKDIGIKMISLHEMESASFFKLPMQYHRDPFDRMLAWQCIKRNYTLISKDKRMNSYEPLGLKVVW
- a CDS encoding type II toxin-antitoxin system Phd/YefM family antitoxin, which gives rise to MKTYSVGDLKAHFSEVLDMVQEGEEIAISYGKKKEVIARIVPEKKIDKTKKRKLGALKGKATVTFMSDWEMTDKELIGL
- a CDS encoding amino acid permease encodes the protein MNINQLFRRKSVDYILKQVKLGESDVDHVSLSKHLGLRDLTAFGIAAIIGAGVFSTIGNASFNGGPGVVLLFIFTAFACGFAAFAYAEFASLVPVSGSAYTYSYVAFGELVAWFIGWALIMEYAVGNVVVAVSWSDYFTGLLDKVNIPFLGINGIHIPEWASIDYFSAQNGFNDAAARITAGTALSDLSHAEQTAYLAWTNAPLLGSFHLIADIPAVVIVLIITALIYRGIKETRNASNIMVAIKLTIVLLVIAIGVFYVNTENWNPFLPNGIGGVLSGVSAVFFAYIGFDAISTTAEECVNPERDLPKSIMYSIVICTILYVAIALVLTGMVSYDQLAVGDPLAFVFEKVNLNWISGVIAISAVVAMASVLLVFQMGQPRIWMSMSRDGLLPKKFATVHRKFKTPSFSTIVTMFVVVIPILVIPTNIVLDLTSMGTLFAFVLVCGGVLKMQIDPNAPRGKFKTPYVNAKYLLPFFLVLAIFLVFTQAQGWKNQMLDFSGWNTIASNFPMWLFVILCFALSYYSFTKNLSLIPVLGLIFCFYMMAQIHYTSWIGFVIWLVVGLVIYFSYGFHNSKLHHLKKEG
- the dnaN gene encoding DNA polymerase III subunit beta, coding for MKFIVSSGSLLKQLQLIAGVVSSNTVLPILEDFLFDIKDGKLTVFSTDLETSMSSSLDVEANEEGKIAIPAKLLMDILKTLPEQPLTFSINDQNLAIEITSDKGKYRLTGENGDDFPRIPVPEETKEIKLPSSVIANAINKTLFAVGSDDMRPAMTGVNFELTPDGITFVATDAHRLVRYKRLDAKAGKATSFIVPKKALQLLGNALPAEETQVKISYNSSNAFFNFGYVKLICRLIDARYPDYTAVIPTENPNKLTIQSSDLLSSLRRLVVLSSKTTHQATLKMSGSELSINTRDLDFSNEGNETLTCQYDGEDLEIAFNAKFVIDMIASMNEEEVQFEFSTPSRACIMTPVNKKENEDLLMLVMPIMVNT
- a CDS encoding DUF5606 domain-containing protein, with translation MEFKDIMSISGLPGLFSLVSTKGNGIVVKSMEDGKTQFVSSRIHGISSLDNISVYLNQEETISLRNVLAEMNKQETNIPLADPKSDPATLKSYFKKIVPDYDEEKVHVSDMKKMIKWYHLLKQHDSIPTTEVVEDNESTEESVDEKKEV
- a CDS encoding 30S ribosomal protein S20, with the protein product MANTKNAQKADRQAKKRREHNRYFGKTTRNAVRDLRAVDTKEEAKKLLPDTVAMIDKLAKRNIIHKKKADNLKSGLMKKLNGLK
- the radC gene encoding DNA repair protein RadC; its protein translation is MSNNNHNPSGIYPEPSGIKSWAEEDRPREKLLLKGKHTLTESELIAILLRTGTREKTAVDISMELLKRTNNDLAALGKLTVHDFLNLGISGIGETKAITIVAALELGRRRQLSAVKEKDKITSSRDAFDILYPKMADFRYEEFWILLLNRANKVIGVERISEGGLTGTVADPRKIFNVAIKADATSVILCHNHPSGNLHPSQADIELTKKMKEAGKVLEILVFDHLIIGDAKYYSFADEGMM
- a CDS encoding acyl-CoA dehydrogenase; translation: MNFQLTEEHLMIQKAARDFAQQELLPGVIERDEKQKFPVEQVKKLAELGFMGMMVSTDYGGSGLDTISYVTAMEEISKVDASASVCMSVNNSLVCWGLETYASEAQKQKYLTPLARGMKDGELYLGAFCLSEPEAGSDATSQRTTAIDNGDHYLLNGTKNWITNGNTASVYLVIAQTDVAKGSRGINVFIVEKNWSGVTVGGKENKLGIRGSDTHSIMFQDVKVPKENRIGEDGFGFKFAMKTLAGGRIGIASQALGIASGAYELALAYSKQRKAFGKEISQHQAIQFKLADMATEIEAARLLIMKAAWEKDQHLDYTLSGSIAKVFASEVAMKTTVEAVQIHGGYGYVKEYHVERLMRDAKITQIYEGTSEVQRIVISRSILK
- a CDS encoding DUF502 domain-containing protein, yielding MKNTYPRWIRQITNYFFRGLIFVSPIFITVYTIVYLIRWLDGLIPGLFPGLSFLIVLSSITVVGLFSSFFLFNPVMAFIESIFSKAPFAKVIYTSIKDLFNAFAGNNRTFTQPVMVTLFKDAGIQKLGFITKEDLSEIGISGLSAVYFPHSYNFSGNLYLVPKENITVLKSFEATNALKFIVSGGITGIESIKKTEPKEIMNDDPAGLI